The DNA sequence TTTACGGTTTTATTGGAACTCAGAATGAACTAATTTTAGAGCTGGTCGACCATCGGTATTTTCAGCGATTGCGGCGCATATCACAAATGGGCATGTCATATTTGGTGTTTCCTGGGGCACACCATACCCGATTTCACCATGCCTTGGGCAGTATGCACTTGATGACCCAGGCCATTCAGCTGTTGCGGTTAAAGAATGTTCTTATTTCAGGGGAAGAGGAAAATGGATTGCTCTGCGCGATATTATTACATGATATCGGCCATGGCCCCTTTTCACACGCTTTGGAAGATTCGTTGGTAAGCGGTATCGGTCATGAACAATTGTCGATACGTTTTATGGAACGATTGAACCAAGTTTTTGACGGTCGTTTGCATCTGGCCCTGCAGATTTTCAAGGGCACCTACCCTAGAAAATTCATGAACCAATTGGTCTCAAGCCAGTTAGATATGGATCGTTTAGATTATCTCAAGCGCGACAGCTTTTATACCGGGGTCACCGAAGGCAACATCAACTCTGAGCGATTGATTACCATGCTCAATGTGGTCAACGATGAATTGGTGATCGAAGAGAAAGGGATATATGCCGTTGAAAAATTTCTGATGGCCCGTAGGTTCATGTACTGGCAGGTGTACCTGCACAAGACCAGTTTGATGGCCGAGTTGCTTTTGGTCAAGATTTTAAAGAGGGCCAGGTTTTTGGTCAGTAGGGGCAAAAACCTCGAGGGCAGCGAAGCTTTAAAGTTCTTTTTAAACCATTCAATAACAAACAATGCATTTGATGATGACATTCTAGATGGTTTTGCCAATCTTGATGATATCGACGTACTATCGGCCATAAAGCGCTGGCAGGGCTCAGATGATCTTGTGCTGGCCAGGCTTTGTAAAATGCTGTTGGAACGAAGGCTCCTGAAAATAAAATTGAGAAACAAGCCAATAAACCCACAACGACTTGGCGAAAAATTGGCATGGGTAAAAAAAGAATACCAGTTGGGCGATGAAGAGGCACAATATTTTGTGTTTTCAGGTCTGGTGAAAAACCAGGTATATGACAATGAATACCAAAAAATCAACATCCTTGGAAAAAATGGAAAGCTGAACGACCTTGAAAAGGTTTCCGACCATTTTGGCAGGGGCACTTTTCCAAAGATTACGACCAAATACTATGCCTGCTATCCCAAAGCAAGCGTTTGACAAATTTTCTTACTTTTGCAGCGATGAAATTTACGGCCACCCAAATTGCTGGAATACTAGAGGGAGAGGTTGAGGGAAATCCTCAAACGGCCGTCCACAAATTGTCAAAAATAGAAGAGGGAGAAAAGGGGTCGTTGACATTTTTGGCCAATCCGAAATACACTCCCTATATATACTCGACCAAGGCGTCAATTACCATTGTCAACAAAGATTTCGTGCCCGAACAGGCAATCTCGACCACTTTGATAAAGGTCGAAGATGCCTATAAATCGTTCTCAAAATTATTGGAATACTACAATCAAGTCAAGAACAACAAGATTGGTATTGAGAGTCCATCGTATATTTCTGAGAGCGCGATGTACGGTGAAGGGTTCTATTTTGGGGCTTTTTCATATTTGGGCGATAATGTGAAAATTGGCGACAATGTCAAGGTTTACCCCAATGTATATATAGGTGACAATGTTACCATTGGTAATGATGTCTTGATTTATGCAGGGGCCAAGATCTATTCTGAATCCATAATCGGTAATGATTGCGTCATACATAGTGGTGCCATTATCGGGGCTGATGGTTTTGGTTTTACACCAAATGAAAAAGGTGAGTACAGCAAGGTTCCCCAAACGGGCAATGTGATTTTAGAAGACAATGTAGATGTTGGCGCGGGTACGACCATTGATAGGGCCACCCTTGGGTCGACCATTTTGCGAAAGGGCGTGAAGTTAGACAATCAAATTCAGATCGCCCATAATGTCGAGATTGGTGAACATACCGCCATTGCCGCACAGACCGGGGTCGCGGGATCTACCAAAATCGGCAAGCATTGCTTGATCGGTGGCCAAGTGGGTATTGTTGGGCACATTATCATTGGAGATCGGGTGAAGATACAGGCCCAATCCGGTATTGGACGCAATGTAAAGGACGATGAGGTATTGCAAGGGTCGCCAGCACTCAATTATGGAGACTATAATAAATCATACGTACACTTCAAAAACTTGCCCAAGATTGTAAATCAAATTGCTGACTTAGAAAAAAGGAGTGACAGTGATACAGACGAGCAGTAAGCAAAAAACGATTAAAAAGTCGGTTTCCTTAAAGGGGGTCGGCCTCCATACTGGAGAAAATGTAACCATGACCTTTAACCCTGCAGGGGCCGACCACGGTTATGCCTTTAAGCGGATAGACCTTGAGGGTGAACCCATCATCGAAGCCGATGCCAACTATGTGGTCAACACCCAAAGGGGAACCAACCTTGAGAAAAACGGGGTGAAGATACAGACATCAGAGCATGTTTTGGCCGCTTTGATGGGAATGGACATTGACAATGTCTTGATTGAATTGGATGCGCCAGAACCCCCGATCATGGACGGTTCTTCCAAATTTTTTGTCGAGGCGTTGGAAGAAGCAGGTGTTGAAGAACAAAAGGCCGACCGCGAAGAATATGTGGTCAATGATGTTATTTCATATAAGGATGAAGCCACGGGAAGTGAGATTACGGTAATTCCGGCTGAAGAGTACCAAGTGACCACTATGGTCGATTTTGGAACCAAAGTACTCGGCACCCAGAACGCTACCTTAGAGCACCTTTCAGATTTTAAGGACGAAATCGCCGATGCGCGTACCTTTAGCTTTCTGCACGAACTCGAAATGCTGTTAGAGCACGGGTTGATAAAGGGTGGTGATCTGAACAACGCCATAGTTTACGTTGACAAGGAGATTTCTGGGGCCACCATGAAAAAATTGGAAAAGGCATTCAACAAAAAGAAGCTTTCGGTAAAGCCCAACGGCATACTTGACAATTTGACGCTCCACCAACCGAATGAAGCGGCAAGGCACAAACTACTCGATGTAGTGGGCGACCTTGCACTGGTGGGCACCAGGATCAGGGGAAAAGTCATTGCCAACAAGCCAGGGCATTACGTTAATACCCAGTTTGCCAAAAAACTGCACAAGATCATAAAAATGGAACGCCGAAATTACGTTCCGAAGGTCGATCTACATGCCACCCCTGTAAAAGACGTGAACCAAATAATGGAAATGCTACCCCATCGGCCACCATTTCTGTTGATCGATAAAATACTCGAGCTTTCAGACAAGCATGTCATTGGGGTAAAAAATGTGACCATGAACGAACCTTTTTTTGTCGGCCACTTTCCTGGGGCGCCCGTTATGCCTGGGGTGCTGCAAATTGAGGCCATGGCGCAGACCGGCGGAATTTTGGTGTTGAGCACGGTACCCGACCCTGAAAACTACCTTACTTATCTTTTGAAGATCGATAACGTTCGATATAAGCAGCAAGTTGTGCCGGGCGACACGTTGATATTCAAGCTCGATTTGATTTCACCGATTCGTAGGGGCATTTGCGAAATGCAGGGCCAAGCTTATGCAAACGGAAAATTGGTTTCAGAAGCGCTCATTATGGCACAGATCACTAAAGTAAAAGGAAACTGATATGAACCAACCCCTTGCTTACGTACATCCAGGAGCCAAGATTGCCAAAAATGTGGTCATTGAACCCTTTACGACCATCCATAATAATGTGGTGATAGGAGAGGGAACCTGGATAGGCTCAAACGTGACCATTATGGAAGGTGCCCGAATAGGCAAGAACTGTAATATTTTTCCCGGTGCGATAATTTCTGCGATTCCGCAAGACCTGAAATATAAAGGGGAGGACACTACGGTGCACATTGGCGATAACACCACTATACGGGAATGTGCGACCATAAACAAGGGCACCGAAGATCGAATGAAGACGGTCATCGGTAAAAACTGCCTGATAATGGCCTATTGCCACGTAGCGCATGATTGCTTTATCGGTGACAACTGTATTTTTTCCAACAACTCGACCTTGGCAGGCCATGTGACCATTGGTGATAATGTAGTGCTGGCCGGCATGGTGGCCGTGCACCAATTTGTATCGATAGGCCAGCACGCCTTTGTGACCGGGGGATCTTTGGTGAGAAAAGATGTGCCACCTTTCGTAAAAGCCGCTCGAGAGCCCCTTTCGTATGTGGGGATCAATTCAATTGGGCTGCGAAGAAGGGGATTCGAGGCCGATAAAATACGTGAGATACAGAACATCTATAGAATTCTATACCAAAAACATTACAACAATTCTCAAGCTGCAGAAATCATAGAGGCAGAAATGGAAGCTACCCCTGAAAGGGATGAAATCTTACAGTTTATCAGAGATTCACAGCGCGGCATCATGAAAGGATATTTCAGCACAAATTAAATAGAATGGCAAACACATCAGATATTCGAAAGGGATTGTGCATCAAGTACAACAATGACATATATAAAATAGTCGAATTCTTGCACGTAAAACCAGGTAAGGGTCCAGCATTTGTGCGTACCAAGCTAAAAAGTGTGACAACGGGCAAGGTCATCGACAACACCTTCTCAGCGGGCCATAAGATTGAAGATGTCAGGGTTGAAACACGCTCGTACCAGTTTTTGTATGCCGAGGGGGAGACCTACCACTTCATGAACACAGATGACTACAATCAAATCGCTTTGCAAAAAAACAATTTGGATAGCCCTGAGCTTATAAAAGAAGGCGAGGTGGTCACCATTATTTTCAACGCAGAAGACAACATGCCCTTGTCGGTCGAGATGCCTGCCAGCGTGGTGCTCGAGGTTACCCATACCGAGCCGGGCGTAAAGGGCAACACGGCAACGAACGCCACTAAACCTGCGACCGTTGAGACCGGTGCACGTATCAATGTTCCCCTGTTCATCAATGAAGGGGATAGAATAAAGATCGATACCTCGAACGGTTCTTATCAAGAGAGGGCCAAAGAGTAGTCAATGAAATTTCCTCGAACATATCAATTAAGGGAAATTGCCAAAATCATCAATGCCCAATATGTCGGTGCTGATGATTTTCCGGTTTTGGGCATGAACGAGATCCATGTGGTCGAAGCAGGCGATATTGTGTTTGTAGACCATCCGAAGTACTATGAGAAGGCCTTACAGTCAAAGGCAACGGTCGTATTGATCAATAAAGAAGTGGAATGCCCTGATGGAAAAGCATTGCTCATTTCTGAAGATCCTTTTCGTGATTTCAACAAACTCACCCTTCATTTCAACCCATTTGAGCGTGCCAGTACCAGCATTTCCGATACCGCCCGAATAGGGGAGGGTACTGTTATACAGCCCAACGTATTCATTGGAAACAATGTAAGAATCGGGAAAAATTGTTTGATCCACCCGAACGTGACCATTTACGATGATTGTGTGATCGGTAGCAATGTCACCATCCATTCAGGAACAGTGTTGGGTGCTGATGCCTTTTACTATAAGAATCGTCCTGAGGGGTATGATAAATTGGTTTCTGGAGGCAATGTCGTCATTGAAGATAATGTTGATATTGGCGCAGGATGTACCATTGATCGTGGTGTTACGGGAAGCACTACTATCAAGGAAGGTTCAAAATTGGACAATCAGATTCAAGTGGGCCACGATACCGTTATTGGTAAGAAATGCCTAATCGCCTCGCAAGTGGGCATAGCGGGCTGCGTAGTGGTAGAAGACGAGGTCACCTTTTGGGGTCAGGTTGGTGTCACCAGCGGGGCTACCATAGGCAAGGGTGCCGTGGTGCTCGCGCAGACGGGTATTTCCAAATCATTGAAAGGCGGCAAAACCTATTTTGGAAGTCCTGCGGAAGAGTCCCGTGAAAAACTCAAGCAAATGGCCGGCGTTCGACAGATACCCTACATACTTGAGAAGTTAAAAAAGATTGGGGATTGATGCTGGCGTTTCAGCTTCAACCCATATTTTTGCAAGCAAATTCAAAGTAAGCGATGAGTGTTTTAGTCAATAAAGATTCCAAGATCATTGTTCAGGGTTTTACAGGAAGCGAAGGCACGTTTCATGCCGAACAAATGATTGAGTATGGTACCAATGTCGTAGGAGGGGTGACTCCTGGAAAAGGCGGCCAAGAGCATTTGGGCAAACCTGTGTTCAATACGGTCGAAGAAGCCGTCGAAAAGGTCGGAGCCGATACCAGCATCATTTTTGTGCCGCCTGCTTTTGCTGCCGATGCCATTATGGAAGCGGCCAATGCCGGCATTAAGGTGGTCATCACGATTACTGAGGGCATTCCGGTTGCCGATATGGTTAAAGCCTATGACTACATCAAGAATCTAGACTGTGTTTTGATAGGTCCCAATTGCCCGGGGGTGATAACACCTGAAGAGGCCAAAGTAGGAATAATGCCCGGATTCGTTTTCAAAAAGGGCAATGTGGGAATCGTCTCCAAATCTGGAACGTTGACCTACGAAGCCTCAGACCAAGTGGTAAGACAAGGTTTGGGTATTTCGACTGCCATAGGCATTGGTGGTGACCCCATAATTGGCACAACGACCAAAAACGCAGTTGAAATGCTCATCAATGACCCTGAGACCGAGTGTGTGGTCATGATCGGAGAGATAGGGGGGCAGCTTGAGGCCGAGGCCGCAAGGTGGTACAAAGAAAATGGCAGCAACAAGCCCATTGTGGGTTTCATTGCAGGCGAGACCGCTCCAGCTGGCAGAACCATGGGGCATGCGGGGGCCATCGTAGGAGGTAGCGATGACACTGCACAGGCAAAAAAGAAAATAATGCGCGAATGTGGTATCCATGTGGTCGACTCACCTGCTGATATCGGCCTTAAGGTAAAAGAGGTAATGGCCTGATCATACCGTTAAAACTATTATAAATCCCGAAAGCCTTCGGGATTTTTTAATGCCTTTCTGTGCTACAAGACTTATATTTGAAGAACCACCAAAACAAAACAAATGAAATTACTCGAAGGAAAAAATACCATTATAACAGGTGCCAGTCGTGGAATCGGAAGTGGCATTGCCAAAGTCTTCGCCGAACAGGGTGCCAATGTAGCCTTTACCTATTCATCAAGTGAGGGCCCCGCACTCGAACTGCAAAAAGAACTGCAAGGGTTGGGTGTCAAGGCCAAGGCCTATAAAAGTAATGCGGCCAGTTTTGAAGAATCTGAAAAATTGGTGGCCCAGGTGCTGGAAGATTTTGGTAGTATAGATGTGTTGGTTAACAATGCGGGCATTACCAAAGACAATCTGCTCATGCGCATGGGCGAAGAAGATTTTGATTCGGTCATCGAGGTCAATCTGAAGTCGGTGTTCAATATGACGAAGGCCGTGCAGCGCACCATGTTGAAACAGCGCAAGGGCTCCATCATCAATATGAGCAGTGTGGTGGGTGTAAAGGGCAATGCGGGCCAAGCGAACTATGCGGCCTCCAAGGCCGGAATGATAGGCTTTACCAAATCAATTGCCTTAGAACTGGGTTCGCGTAACATTCGTTGTAATGCCATTGCACCGGGGTTCATCGAAACCGAAATGACCGAAAAATTAGACGAGAAAACGGTGCAGGGCTGGCGTGATGCCATTCCGCTCAAGCGTGGTGGCAGCCCAGAAGATGTCGCCAATGCCTGTCTGTACTTGGCCTCTGATATGTCGGCATATGTCACGGGACAAGTGCTCAATGTTGATGGGGGCATGCTCACATAACCAGTTGGGCCTACAACAGGTCAAAATATGCAGACACAGACCATTTTGTTGATTATTCTTGCCGGGTTCGCCTCTTTGGTTGTGGCATATTGGCAGTATTTACGAAAGGCGAAACGGTCTAATTTGAAAGTAACCCTATTTTTCTTGCGGTTCTTGAGCTTTTTTGTGGCTGCTCTGCTATTGATCAATCCGAAGTTTACCAGACACGAAAATTTTGTCGAGAAGCCCAATTTGGTAATGGCCATAGACAACTCTGAATCAATATCACGATTGGGTGGGGTAGAGGCTTTTCATGAAATTTCAGATAAGATTCAAGGCACAGGTGAACTCGCTGATCGCTTTAATATCTTCCGTTATGGTTTTGACAATACGGTTTCGGTGGGCGACAGTATCGATTTCGGGGGAAAGTACACCAATGTCCACAATGCGCTGCAGCGCATTGAGAAGATACATGATCGACAAAATACGGCCTTGGTGCTGTTGACCGATGGCAATCAGAATCTTGGTTTTGATTATGAATTTCAGAAGTATGGCGATGGGTTGACCATATTTCCTTTGGTATTGGGCGATACCACTCGTTATGAAGATTTTTGGGTAGAGCGGATCAATTTGAATCGTTACGCTTTTTTGAACAATAAGTTTCCAGTTGAGGTGACCGTTATTTATGAAGGTGACGGGCCACGATCCACAGAAATGCAGGTATTCATGGACGGACAACTGGTTCAGAGCGTGCAATTATCTTTTGATTCCGACACGAACAGCACGACCATAGACATGTCTTTACAGGCAGGTACCGTGGGCAATAAAACAATCACGGCATCGATAGGCCGACTGCCCAATGAGCGTAACACGGCCAATAACAGTAAACAGGCTGTAATCGAAGTCATTGACGAAAAGACAAATGTGGCCTTGGTTTCTGATAAATTGCACCCAGACATGGGCGTATTGAAGAAGGCCATTGAATCGAACGCGCAACGACAGGTTGCTTTCAAGAATCCGAATATCGATTTGGAAACGCTTGATGATTTTGATGTATTGATTCTCTACCAACCCAATAGGTCGTTTCAAAAAATCTATGACTATATCAAAAACAGGGGTATAGGGGTATTCACCATTGCCGGCACCAAAACGGACTGGAATTTTCTCAATAGCGTGCAATCAGCCTATACCAAAGAAAGTTTCCGCCAGGCAGAGGACGTTTTCCCCGTAAAAAACGAAACTTTTGGTCTTTTTGATTTGGGCGGATTATCGGTAGAGGGGTTCCCTCCCCTTAAAATAGATCTGGGCGAGATTATGATGAACCAGAACCATGAACCTCTCTTTTTCCAAAGAATAAGGGGCGTTGATATGGAAGCTCCCCTTATGACGGTATTGAACGACCCAAAAGAGATAGTGCTGTTCGGGGAGGATATCTGGAAATGGCGTATCGAGACCTATCGCCAAAATGGTTCATTTGAGGCCTTTGATGCCCTCTTGGGAAGATTGTTGCTCAATATCACTGCCAATGCGGCGAAAAGAAGATTAACGGTCAATTACAATTCTATTTACGATGGAAAAATGGGTGTTGTCATTGGGGCATCCTATTTTGACAAGGCTTTTGTTTTCGACGCGAACGCTTCTTTGGGCATTACCGTTAAGAATACCGAAACCGGGCAATCACGAACCATACCCATGCTTTTAAAGGGTAACCGTTACGATGTGGATTTAGGAGATTTACCGGCAGGGGAGTATGACTTTACCGTTACGGTCGGCGGTGAGAACACTTCACGATCGGGAAGTTTCAAAATACTCGATTTTGACCTTGAGGGCCAGTTTCTATCAGCTAATGATGATAAACTCCAAAGATTGGCCGAAAAATCAAACGGTAGATTATTTTATCCCGACCAAAATGGGGATTTAGTGCAACAACTTTTGACCGATGAACGCTTTGTGCCCATTCAAAAAGGCCGTCAAAATGTTGTATCTTTAATAGATTTTCGCATTTTGTTGGGGCTGTTGGCACTTACACTTGCCGCGGAATGGTTCATTAGAAAATATAACGGATTACTTTAAAACGAGAATAAAATGGATAGATTACCAAAAATTGCCTTACCGACGGTTTTTGTCATTATTTTACTGGTTATTTTAATTTCCAAATCAGCGGTGAACATCGGTGCCGGTGAGGCGGGAGTGCTTTGGAAACGCTTCGGAGGGGGTGTGGTGACCGATAGGCCACCGCTTGAGGAAGGCTTTCACCTTGTTGCCCCATGGAACAAAGTATATATTTACGAAGTACGTAGGCAAGAAATCTTTGAAAAGATGAAAGTACTCTCTTCAAACGGATTGGATATTCAATTAGATGCTTCGGCCTGGTACAAACCTGACTTCACCGATCTGGGCAAACTGCACAAAGAAATCGGTGAGAATTATCTAGACCGGATCATTCTGCCGACGATTCGATCTGCGGCAAGAAGCGTTGTGGGTCGCTACACACCAGAGCAACTCTATTCGAGCAAGCGCGATGCCATTCAGCAAGAGATTTTTGAAGAGACCCAAAAAATAGTGGGAGAGCAATATATCGTGTTGGACGAAGTACTGGTCAGGGATGTCACACTGCCCCCGACCATAAAGGAAGCCATTGAACGAAAATTAAAGCAAGAGCAAGAATCATTGGAGTATGAGTTTAGATTGGAGAAGGCCGAAAAAGAAGCCGAAAGACAGCGTATCGAGGCTCAGGGCAAGGCCGATGCCAATAGAATTTTGAGCGCTTCCCTGACCGATAAGATATTGCAAGACAAGGGAATAGAGGCAACATTGAAATTGTCACAATCACCGAATGCCAAAGTGGTGGTGGTGGGTTCAGGTGATGACGGACTCCCCCTGATTTTGGGAAATAACTAATTTTAGTTTTTTTGTAAAAAAATAAATTCTATTTTTGACCTGAAATGAGAAATAACAACACACATCACCATATCGGTACTTGCGCTCAGGCGAGGTGACGATGTTTTGTGTGTATCGAAATAGCAGACCCGTTTGAGCAATCGAACGGGTTTTTTTATTTCCGCCATGGCGGGATTTCAAAAAATAAAGAACAATGGCCAAAATCAGAATAGCGATTCAAAAGTCGGGAAGGTTAAATGAAGATTCCTTGAAAATATTGAAGGAGTGCGGTATTTCCATTAACAACGGCAAAGACCAATTGAAGGCTACGGCACGCAACTTTCCGTTAGAAGTCTTTTACCTTAGAAACAGCGATATTCCACAGTATTTACAAGATGGGGTGGTCGATATTGCCATCATCGGCGAAAACCTGTTGTATGAAAAAGGGGGCAATATTCGAATAGTTGAGAAATTGGGCTTCTCAAAGTGCCGGGTATCACTGGCGGTACCGAAATCTGTAAAATACTCATCGGTCAAAGATTTTCAGGGCAAGCAGGTGGCCACTTCCTATCCCAATACGGTAAAGAAGTACTTTGATTCCCAGGGCGTCGAGGCCGAACTGCATGTCATCAATGGTTCTGTAGAGATTGCCCCGAATATAGGTTTGGCAGACGCCATCTGTGATATTGTCTCAAGTGGTAGCACTTTGTTCAAGAACAATCTAAAAGAAGTGGAAGTGCTCTTGACCAGCGAGGCGGTCTTGGCCGTATCACCCAAGATCACTGATGAACGGGCGGCCATTCTTGACAGACTGGTATTCAGACTACAATCGGTCTTGCAGGCCAGACAGAACCGTTACGTGCTGATGAATGTGCCAAATGCCAAACTAGATGAGGTGATCACCGTCTTGCCCGGTATGCGCAGCCCAACGGTACTGCCTTTGGCCGAAGAAGGGTGGAGTTCGGTACATACGGTCATCAACAAAGATAAATTTTGGGAGGTCATTGACGAACTGAAATTGGCCGGTGCGGAAGGTATTTTGGTATGTCCGATTGAAAAAATGGTATTGTGATGCAACGAATTGAGAACCCTAATAGAGACATTTGGCCTGGACTTTTAAAAAGGCCCGCGGTATCGTATGACGATATTGAGGATTTGGTCCTTGACATTTTTAAGGAAGTCAAGACCATGGGCGACAATGCCGTCAAAAAATATGCAA is a window from the Muricauda sp. SCSIO 65647 genome containing:
- a CDS encoding VWA domain-containing protein, which translates into the protein MQTQTILLIILAGFASLVVAYWQYLRKAKRSNLKVTLFFLRFLSFFVAALLLINPKFTRHENFVEKPNLVMAIDNSESISRLGGVEAFHEISDKIQGTGELADRFNIFRYGFDNTVSVGDSIDFGGKYTNVHNALQRIEKIHDRQNTALVLLTDGNQNLGFDYEFQKYGDGLTIFPLVLGDTTRYEDFWVERINLNRYAFLNNKFPVEVTVIYEGDGPRSTEMQVFMDGQLVQSVQLSFDSDTNSTTIDMSLQAGTVGNKTITASIGRLPNERNTANNSKQAVIEVIDEKTNVALVSDKLHPDMGVLKKAIESNAQRQVAFKNPNIDLETLDDFDVLILYQPNRSFQKIYDYIKNRGIGVFTIAGTKTDWNFLNSVQSAYTKESFRQAEDVFPVKNETFGLFDLGGLSVEGFPPLKIDLGEIMMNQNHEPLFFQRIRGVDMEAPLMTVLNDPKEIVLFGEDIWKWRIETYRQNGSFEAFDALLGRLLLNITANAAKRRLTVNYNSIYDGKMGVVIGASYFDKAFVFDANASLGITVKNTETGQSRTIPMLLKGNRYDVDLGDLPAGEYDFTVTVGGENTSRSGSFKILDFDLEGQFLSANDDKLQRLAEKSNGRLFYPDQNGDLVQQLLTDERFVPIQKGRQNVVSLIDFRILLGLLALTLAAEWFIRKYNGLL
- a CDS encoding HD domain-containing protein, with protein sequence MAKSNKLNIFNDPIYGFIGTQNELILELVDHRYFQRLRRISQMGMSYLVFPGAHHTRFHHALGSMHLMTQAIQLLRLKNVLISGEEENGLLCAILLHDIGHGPFSHALEDSLVSGIGHEQLSIRFMERLNQVFDGRLHLALQIFKGTYPRKFMNQLVSSQLDMDRLDYLKRDSFYTGVTEGNINSERLITMLNVVNDELVIEEKGIYAVEKFLMARRFMYWQVYLHKTSLMAELLLVKILKRARFLVSRGKNLEGSEALKFFLNHSITNNAFDDDILDGFANLDDIDVLSAIKRWQGSDDLVLARLCKMLLERRLLKIKLRNKPINPQRLGEKLAWVKKEYQLGDEEAQYFVFSGLVKNQVYDNEYQKINILGKNGKLNDLEKVSDHFGRGTFPKITTKYYACYPKASV
- the lpxD gene encoding UDP-3-O-(3-hydroxymyristoyl)glucosamine N-acyltransferase, translated to MKFTATQIAGILEGEVEGNPQTAVHKLSKIEEGEKGSLTFLANPKYTPYIYSTKASITIVNKDFVPEQAISTTLIKVEDAYKSFSKLLEYYNQVKNNKIGIESPSYISESAMYGEGFYFGAFSYLGDNVKIGDNVKVYPNVYIGDNVTIGNDVLIYAGAKIYSESIIGNDCVIHSGAIIGADGFGFTPNEKGEYSKVPQTGNVILEDNVDVGAGTTIDRATLGSTILRKGVKLDNQIQIAHNVEIGEHTAIAAQTGVAGSTKIGKHCLIGGQVGIVGHIIIGDRVKIQAQSGIGRNVKDDEVLQGSPALNYGDYNKSYVHFKNLPKIVNQIADLEKRSDSDTDEQ
- the sucD gene encoding succinate--CoA ligase subunit alpha; the encoded protein is MSVLVNKDSKIIVQGFTGSEGTFHAEQMIEYGTNVVGGVTPGKGGQEHLGKPVFNTVEEAVEKVGADTSIIFVPPAFAADAIMEAANAGIKVVITITEGIPVADMVKAYDYIKNLDCVLIGPNCPGVITPEEAKVGIMPGFVFKKGNVGIVSKSGTLTYEASDQVVRQGLGISTAIGIGGDPIIGTTTKNAVEMLINDPETECVVMIGEIGGQLEAEAARWYKENGSNKPIVGFIAGETAPAGRTMGHAGAIVGGSDDTAQAKKKIMRECGIHVVDSPADIGLKVKEVMA
- the lpxA gene encoding acyl-ACP--UDP-N-acetylglucosamine O-acyltransferase, encoding MNQPLAYVHPGAKIAKNVVIEPFTTIHNNVVIGEGTWIGSNVTIMEGARIGKNCNIFPGAIISAIPQDLKYKGEDTTVHIGDNTTIRECATINKGTEDRMKTVIGKNCLIMAYCHVAHDCFIGDNCIFSNNSTLAGHVTIGDNVVLAGMVAVHQFVSIGQHAFVTGGSLVRKDVPPFVKAAREPLSYVGINSIGLRRRGFEADKIREIQNIYRILYQKHYNNSQAAEIIEAEMEATPERDEILQFIRDSQRGIMKGYFSTN
- a CDS encoding UDP-3-O-(3-hydroxymyristoyl)glucosamine N-acyltransferase; amino-acid sequence: MKFPRTYQLREIAKIINAQYVGADDFPVLGMNEIHVVEAGDIVFVDHPKYYEKALQSKATVVLINKEVECPDGKALLISEDPFRDFNKLTLHFNPFERASTSISDTARIGEGTVIQPNVFIGNNVRIGKNCLIHPNVTIYDDCVIGSNVTIHSGTVLGADAFYYKNRPEGYDKLVSGGNVVIEDNVDIGAGCTIDRGVTGSTTIKEGSKLDNQIQVGHDTVIGKKCLIASQVGIAGCVVVEDEVTFWGQVGVTSGATIGKGAVVLAQTGISKSLKGGKTYFGSPAEESREKLKQMAGVRQIPYILEKLKKIGD
- the fabG gene encoding 3-oxoacyl-[acyl-carrier-protein] reductase; its protein translation is MKLLEGKNTIITGASRGIGSGIAKVFAEQGANVAFTYSSSEGPALELQKELQGLGVKAKAYKSNAASFEESEKLVAQVLEDFGSIDVLVNNAGITKDNLLMRMGEEDFDSVIEVNLKSVFNMTKAVQRTMLKQRKGSIINMSSVVGVKGNAGQANYAASKAGMIGFTKSIALELGSRNIRCNAIAPGFIETEMTEKLDEKTVQGWRDAIPLKRGGSPEDVANACLYLASDMSAYVTGQVLNVDGGMLT
- a CDS encoding bifunctional UDP-3-O-[3-hydroxymyristoyl] N-acetylglucosamine deacetylase/3-hydroxyacyl-ACP dehydratase — protein: MTVIQTSSKQKTIKKSVSLKGVGLHTGENVTMTFNPAGADHGYAFKRIDLEGEPIIEADANYVVNTQRGTNLEKNGVKIQTSEHVLAALMGMDIDNVLIELDAPEPPIMDGSSKFFVEALEEAGVEEQKADREEYVVNDVISYKDEATGSEITVIPAEEYQVTTMVDFGTKVLGTQNATLEHLSDFKDEIADARTFSFLHELEMLLEHGLIKGGDLNNAIVYVDKEISGATMKKLEKAFNKKKLSVKPNGILDNLTLHQPNEAARHKLLDVVGDLALVGTRIRGKVIANKPGHYVNTQFAKKLHKIIKMERRNYVPKVDLHATPVKDVNQIMEMLPHRPPFLLIDKILELSDKHVIGVKNVTMNEPFFVGHFPGAPVMPGVLQIEAMAQTGGILVLSTVPDPENYLTYLLKIDNVRYKQQVVPGDTLIFKLDLISPIRRGICEMQGQAYANGKLVSEALIMAQITKVKGN
- the efp gene encoding elongation factor P, which gives rise to MANTSDIRKGLCIKYNNDIYKIVEFLHVKPGKGPAFVRTKLKSVTTGKVIDNTFSAGHKIEDVRVETRSYQFLYAEGETYHFMNTDDYNQIALQKNNLDSPELIKEGEVVTIIFNAEDNMPLSVEMPASVVLEVTHTEPGVKGNTATNATKPATVETGARINVPLFINEGDRIKIDTSNGSYQERAKE